A window of Synergistaceae bacterium genomic DNA:
GATTCATAGAAAAATTTTTGCTTGAATGCGATTATTTTTGCGTGTGTAAAAATTTGTGAGTCAGTGAAAAAATTTTCTTGCTGTTATTAATTTGCGATAAAAAATTTTGTCTTAATTCGATAATTTATGCGTATAAAAATTTCTGATATTTCCATTGAATCAATGTAAAATATTATATAATTCATGAATAAAAAATTTTATCAGGAGGCATTATAAAAATGGAAACAAGGGTCGCCGTTATGAGCATTATCGTAGAAGACACTACAAAAATAGAGACTCTAAATAATATCTTGCATGAATACCGGGATTATATAATCGGCCGCATGGGTCTGCCTTATCGACCTAAGAAAATAAATATTATCAGCATCGCACTTGACGCGCCTCAAGATATTATTTCTGCATTATCCGGAAAAATCGGCAATCTTGAAGGAGTCAGCGTAAAAACTGCATTCTCGAAAGATAATTAATTTTGCGCGAATTAATTTACAAACTTGCTGAGACTCATTCTTTGACTCTTTCTGAATATGAGAGACTCATAAATGACAGGAACGAGGACTCTATAAAACTTTCTCGCGATTTGGCCGTTGAAGTCAGGGAGAAAATTTATTCAAATTATATTTACGTCAGGGGCTTAATCGAGATTACTAATATTTGCAGGAATGATTGTTTTTACTGCGGAATCAGAAAGAGTAATAATTTTTGCGAACGTTATAGATTGACTCCTGATGAGATTCTTTCATGCTGTAATGAAGGTTATAAACTCGGCTTCAGGACGTTTGTATTACAGGGCGGAGAAGATTTATATTTTAGTGATAAAGTTTTAGGCGGGATTATTCGCGAAATTAAATCAAGTTATCCCGACTGCGCTGTAACTCTTTCAATGGGAGAAAGGACGCGAGAA
This region includes:
- a CDS encoding iron-only hydrogenase system regulator, translated to METRVAVMSIIVEDTTKIETLNNILHEYRDYIIGRMGLPYRPKKINIISIALDAPQDIISALSGKIGNLEGVSVKTAFSKDN